One stretch of Flavobacterium sp. 9 DNA includes these proteins:
- a CDS encoding chloramphenicol acetyltransferase translates to MKTLLDLENWNRKEHFTHFSKMEEPFFGATVEIDCTKAYQTAKEFKASFFIYYLHKTLVAVNSIENFKYRIAEDKIYINDRIDVSATIGREDGTFGFSLIEYNPDFRIFEQNALAEIERIQNTTGLFTRSFDDDNVIHFSAIPWLNFTSLSHARSYTFPDSCPKVSFGKMITSETGKRTIAMSAHVHHGLMDGLHLGQFVDTLQELMNG, encoded by the coding sequence ATGAAAACACTTTTAGATTTAGAAAACTGGAATAGAAAAGAGCATTTTACACATTTCAGTAAAATGGAAGAACCTTTTTTTGGCGCAACTGTCGAGATTGATTGCACCAAAGCTTATCAAACAGCAAAAGAATTCAAAGCTTCTTTCTTTATTTATTATTTACATAAAACTTTGGTGGCTGTAAACTCAATCGAGAATTTCAAATACCGAATTGCCGAAGACAAAATCTATATAAATGATCGTATCGATGTTTCGGCAACTATTGGTCGTGAAGATGGTACTTTCGGATTTTCGTTAATCGAATATAATCCTGATTTTAGAATCTTCGAGCAAAATGCTTTGGCAGAAATTGAACGAATTCAAAACACAACCGGGCTTTTTACAAGATCGTTTGATGACGATAATGTCATACATTTCTCGGCGATTCCGTGGTTGAATTTTACTTCGCTTTCTCATGCCAGAAGTTACACTTTTCCGGATAGTTGCCCTAAAGTTTCTTTTGGTAAAATGATTACTTCAGAAACTGGAAAAAGAACTATTGCCATGTCGGCTCATGTACATCATGGTTTGATGGATGGACTACATTTAGGTCAATTTGTTGATACACTTCAAGAATTAATGAATGGGTAA